The following is a genomic window from Carassius gibelio isolate Cgi1373 ecotype wild population from Czech Republic chromosome B7, carGib1.2-hapl.c, whole genome shotgun sequence.
TTTCAAACTGGTCACACAGATTCGCCATATTGACCAACAGATACCTTCTTCGTTAAAAAATGACTTCTCTGTGCACTGTGCTTCATCCACCACTACACTATTGACGATAGACCATTTTGCTTGCAGAATTTTGCTTGTTTAAGTACATGtatgttttgtttgcatttttttccaGGCACCTTGCCAGTTTTATTTGAAAGTCAATCAAATGAACATCATAGCATTGCctcaaagcccccccccccccccccccagctggCAAGTCATTGATCTCTCTACTAAGCATCTAAAGTGATGTTTCCTAATCACACTAAATCAATCAGTAAGATATCAGATCATAAGGTCATGGAGGTGCATTGACCTTATTTGTAGTTTGTGTGAACACGTACATCACACTGAACTTCGTGTTTTTAAGATGATGTGTTGAACAGTTAGTATTAGTTGTATTGCTCTCTGTCAGATCCCGCAGGGAGGGTTCAGTTAGTTCAGCCTCTGGTTAGggtcacacacactctttctctttgtgtttatttgaatagcttgcatgtacacacacacctcTTGCACTGAGTGCTTGTAATTTGAATTCGTAATGTCATTTATAAGGCAAAGACACAGAAATGATGAGGATATGTGTTAAATATGTACCTAATTTCCCAGGGGTCTCACTCTCTGTTGGACGTGTGGCGCAAtgacattataataaatattctGAATGATGCAACAGAGAAAATAACCATGTCTGCAACATATTGTCCTAGTGTGGCGACACCTACTCACTGAGAGAGGCTTCACTGGAGGGTAAAGCTGCTTCCTTGGAAACTTAAAGGCACCAGCTGTTGACCAGATAAATTATTATTGCGAATGGGTGTGTTTTTTCCAGGGACAGGAGCAGTTCATTGTCCCTGTGCCTTTTCTTCTCATCCCGGAGGAACAGAGGGAGCTGATGACAGCTGATCCCAGTACTGTCTGCTGTCTTAATTAATTGCTTTTTTTCATGACAACCCTTTGGGCATTCAACCAGATTTCAACGTGCATGTGGCGCACTGTGCATATGTGTTTTTGTCTCATGTATGTCAGTGCGTGCAAGtgcagacagtgagagagagacgCCAAATGACTTGGCCCCGCCCCCTGAAGAATCACATCCAACCAGCGCGTCAAGTGCAAACCAAACAATGGCCACTCTGGACGCTCTAAGTGGCTCATGTCCAGATGAAGGACATGAAGGTGAGATTTTACAAAAGAAGGTCAGTGCTGTTCCAAGTAGATTATGTGTTATTAAACCCATCCCTCCATCTCCCAGAGGTTTTGTGTGGAATAGGGAGATGTCTGGGGATGGAGAGAGCCCATGGGATATGTTCACAGAAGAGCCGGCTCTATTAGGTAGACATACTACCGCAGACTGAAATGGTTATTTCCtgtttatgcatatatttattacaataacaGGGCGTAATTGTAATTGTGCACTAAGAATTTCAATAAGATTTGTGCTGATACAGACCCAGAACAAGAAAGTCAATCTCTTTTTTAAAGGAAGTCTCTGAATTGCCTGTAGCAACAAGCACCCAAGCACAGTTCTCAAAGCAGATCTCTGGAGGGGTGTCAGTGGACGGCATTACACTCAATCAGAGACCGAAAGTCCGTCCCACTCGAGCGAAAAGTCTTTCAGAGACCCCAGTCAGGAGCAAGACAAAGAACGTGCTCTGAGTCGTCCCTCGTGGCTCATCCGTAATACAGCCCCACCCTCTGCCCTTAGCGTCTCCACCCACCGGGCCAAAGCCCTTGGCGTCTCCACCCACTAAAGCCAGGAAAGTGATTGTAAATGATGTTAATGATATTTTTCTTTGTCCGAGCTGGGCAGTGTGGCTCATTTGCGTAATATATGATTAATGCTTTCTGTGGGATTAACCAAATGAAAACTATATATAGTTCTAATCTATTTGTGTATTGCATCAGAAATGTAGCTACATTGTCCCAGCTTCCCTGTTGCAGGTGCACTCAGATGGAACGCCTTTTTCCTGTTTGTATCATCCACAGCCTCAGGTTGCCACAGCCCTTGGCCATTTCCAGCGAGTATGATGTGTTCCCCACTGACACATGCTGATTAAAACATGCTTGTAATGTGATGGCCAATGATCTaagaactgttttttttcttgtactTACACAATATCAGTAAAAATGTTTgattatatatgaagagttcagatgcaaaagcctctaaatgccatctgaaatgttcatttaaaattaggatttttatcaggctcctatatttatgttcagttatttcactttaataggctggaaaaggacctgcacattgccatttaagtaaaataactcaacctaagcataggagcttgataaaaatcctaattttagatgaaaatttcagatggcacttagaggcttttgcatctgaactctttatatatatatatatatatatatatatatatatatatatatatatatatatatatatatatatattactgactctcaactttccacaaaaatattaagcagcaactgttttcaacttggATAATAATGACAATTTGTCcagaacagcaaatcagcatattagaatggtttctgaaggatcatgtgaccctgaagagcgcatattcagctttgcatcacaggaataaattacatttaaatgtatatcagAATAGaacatagttattttaaattgcaataacatttcacaatctGAATGCATAAGAgactcaaaaacatttaaaaatcttactgaccccaaaatctTGAATGGTAGAAAGGTAAAATATGCATgcgtattttactgtattttttaatagtttaatattttttaacaaaaaacaaaaacaaaatatttggaatatatgaatatatataatacatagtaTGTTTttgatatataattaatatttgtgtgtataatatattttttttgtatttttcagagTTTAAGCATACACATTCACATCAAAAGTAGTGTAAGATTGAAGATTGTGTGAAACAGATTTGACTGCTAGTGTACCTATAATAAAGCTTTCTAGGTTTGAAATCTGAAATACAGATTAGCATCAGAAAAATAAGAGCAGAGTGTTAGCTAGATGGTGGACATAAGTGTGTAACATCAGCGGTCCAGTATGAAGAGTAAAACCAAATCCCCTGGGAATGAAGCCATCATCTTTCAAGCTAACCACAGTAACCTACACCCCTCATATCCAAGATCTATGTATTGGTTGTTGCTGGTTTCTacctatgagtgtgtgtgtgtgtgtgtgtgtgtgtgtgtgtgtgtgtgtgtgtgtgtgtgtgtgtgtgtgtgtgtgcatctgtctaGAATCCCAGGGCGTCTGATACAGTGAGAGTGTGGTATCTGGGGATTTTTTGACTGTGCAGATGTCAGCGCTGAAGCTGGTTCATAAACCATTATCTTAAATTACATgatgttagtttttttgttgttgttgtacaaaagtgtgtgtgtgtgtgtgtgtgtgtatatatatatatatatatatatatatatatatatatatatatatataatatcttagCGTTAGATGCTGCTGTCTTAAGTGTAACTTAATTGCACtgtgtaaattgtaataaatgttaatattcaaATACTATGACCTGTGTCacaatttgtataatttaaacacaattttaCTTCTGTAACCATATTTATCTCTTTTAAGCCATGGTATTAATGCTTTTTACCAGACAGAAAATTTGATTTATCacaaagaaataactgacagtagGCACATTGGCAAAATATCTAGGCGTCAAATTTCTAAATTAAACAGAGTAAAAatggaaatgtaaaatatatatataaaaattttattttatttaaattttaaaaatactttcgTTAcaaaaggcttttattttgaataaatgctgttcctttttaactttaaatttataaaaaaaaaacttgaaaaaagtaTCCTAGCttccagatctctctctctctaccaccTATATATACAGCTGCATCTTAAtatattagaatgtcatggaagacaatcattgacacccttcacaaggagggtaagccgcACAAATATTAATTGGCAACGAAGCtggttcacagagtgctgtatccaagcatgttaacagaaagttgagtggaaggaaaaagtgtggaagaaaaagatgcacaaccaactgagagaaccgcagccttatgaggattgtcaagcaaaatcaattcaagaatttgagtgaacttcaaaaggaatggactgagactgGGATCAAGGCATCTATACATTTTTACCAATAAATCTATGtccacttcatgcttccttctgctgaccagctttttgtagatgctgattttattttccagcaggatttggcacctgcccacactgccaatagcaccaaaagttggttaaatgaccatggtgatggtgtgcttgattggccagcaaatgcaccagacctgaaccccagagagaatctatggtgTATTTTCAAGAgtaagatgagaaacaagagaccaaagaatacagatgagctgaaggccactgtcaaagaaacctgggatCCATACCACCtctgcagtgccacaaactgaacacctccatgccacgccgaattgaggcagtaattaaagcaaaaggagcccctaatAAGTATtgagtacagtaaatgaacatgctttttccagaaggccaacgattcattattttttttttcattgatcttaagtattctaatttgttgagattgtgaatttgcgggtttttgttaaatgtgagccaaaatcgtcacaattaaaagaaccaaagacttaaactacttcagtctgtgtgcaatgagtttatttaataaaatataaaccattattttattttataataacattttgcaagattactgttttttctgtattttctatcaaataaattCTGCCTTCATGAGCATTAAAGACTAatctaaaaaaacattacaagtctaactgatcccaaacttttgaccggtagtgtatatgttgttgttattgtttttttggaCAGAGTATTTTATCAGAATATGATTTCAAAACGTTTTCAGAGAAACTCTGCGCTACTCCACAGCTGACCTGGAGGGGCAGTCATGATCCAAAAGCGCCTCTGACTGAATCCGCACGAAGAAGATCCCGGAAAGTGAAAACAAAAGTCCCCCAGGGTTTATTCCCTCATGGTCTTGTTATGCCAGCTAAAAAACGACAAAATGCTTCCGAAACGGGTAAAAAGAATAAGAAAGAGAAACGAGATGAACTCGCCGTGATTAATTTGGATTTTAGGGATGAATCTGTCCAGAAAGGCATGAGAGACGCATGGCAGAGGAAAGAGAGCTACACTAATGGTATGTTTGTCCACCCACGTGACACAGTGAGTTCAACAGTCTTTTATACAGTTACTGTTGACTTTCTCAGAATCTATTTGCTTTTTAGAAATGAAGCAACCTGGTCTGTGTATTTGTCATGTCTGTGAATCCCTGCTGTCTCTGTGCTCAGGTGATATCCACCTGGACTGTGAGCCCTTCCCTCACTGTCAGATCACTGGTTTCCTGCAGAGTCAGAGCTTTGTGGAAAGTCTGCAAGCAGAGCTCCTTCAGCTGAATTTCAACAGCAAGTCAAATGATCTGTACAAGTTTCAACAGGTATCAGTCTGAATTATTGGTATATATTATGACGAAGTGAAAACCAAGTCCTGAATTCTTTTTCTCCTGCAGTCAGATGAtctaagagagagaaaagaacatCATATCTCACAAATAAGGTGCACCAGAGTTCAAATGAGCTTTTGCATGAAAGATTCTGTCATTGTTTTGCTCACGGACGTACTGTTTGTTGGGATCTCAGGTCTGTGATTTTCGGGGAGTTTCGTGTCTGGTTGTCAGAAGTGTTGCAGGTGGATCTAGAGGCCACTGTCGATATATCCTGTGCAAAGTACGAGCATACAGGTAAACCACCTGACCGTTTCTCGACCAGTCACTGGGGAGATGCTCGGCAGCTGGTGTACTCTCAGTGGGTTTCCTGATCTCTCTCGCTGCTCTTTGTGCAGATGTTTTGCTGTGTCACGATGATGAGCTGGAGGGACGAAGAGTTGCGTTCATCCTCTATCTGGTTCCTCCCTGGGAGGTGAAAGATGGAGGGACACTGGATCTGTTCGGCACTGATGGTGTGAGATACAAGAGCATAAATAGTGTCATTTTACCCACAAAACATGTCTTATTAAGTTTAAAATAAGTTAGATCATGCCGTTTATGTCAACATGAAACAGCCGAAACATTATATTCAGAAATCATATTTTTATGTACGATAATACAATATGTATTAATGAATCATACACAAGGACCatgcatgaatatatttaattgttgGTTTAATTAATAATTGGGTATTTTTCACAGAACACTGTCAGCCTGTGAGTGTTGTCAAGTCTCTGCTTCCTTGCTGGAACTCTCTGGTGTTTTTTGAAGTGTCCCCCGTCTCCTTTCATCAGGTAGTTAGATAAAgtgttgttttgtattatttttatactattatttCTACAATTTAtagtatttcttaatattttgaattagctttttttattttcgttTCCTTTACAGATTTCATAGTTTTTGTTATGTGCTATtagcttttatatattttttgtcaatttaGTGGTAACGTTTCAGATTTTTGTTCAAGTTTGTGTTTTTCATCTGATTCAGTTAAATATGATTTTGAACTGTTTTAGTTTAGTCCACCCTATAATAACAATTCTATCATAATTTGTATGTCATTAAAAACCtgaatttcttctgtggaacacaaaagaagatattttcaagAATATTGGTACCTAATCAGTTTCGGTTCCCGTTGATCtccattgtatgaaaaaaaaaaacatacagtggaagtcaatggtaacTGAATCTGTTTGGTTATAtcaacattgttcaaaatattttttttaggtatTGTATATGTTGGATTTGTTctacaataaataaacacattctttaaaatatcttcatttgtgtcttTTTAACAATCCCAACACTGGTCAGAAGGATTGGTTCTCCATTCATCAGTGATTTACGTCTGTTTTAATAAACTAAACTGCAGTCGTGACTCTCTTAGGTGGCAGAGGTTCTTTCTGAGGAGAAGTGCCGTTTATCTCTGAGTGGCTGGTTTCATGGCCCTTCTCTACCAAGACCCCCACGCTACATTGAAGCCCCAGTTCCCCGTCACACTCATATCCCCAGAGATGTAAGTCAAGTTAGCATTAGAGAACGTTTTTGCCAAAACTCCGCCTGCATCTTCTCAGTTTGTTACAGGAGAGTTTGCTGTTTGAGTGGGTGAATGAGATGTACCTGGATCCTCGCTATCAGGCTCGGGTACAGCAGGAATTCGAAGAGAGTTCTGAGATTTGCTTGCCTAGTTTCTTACAGGTTGGTCATCGTCATCATTGTTTTTAATCACACAAAAATGTTCAGTCATGTTTAATGTATAGTAATACATATACAAATGTACATCTGGGTTTGGGGATGCACGCTCATGAGCAAAACACATTTGCACATGCTTAAGAATTGTATAAATTACCTGTAAAATAAACTCTGCCAGACGATGCTTTTATAAGGCCCTTTTAGTCTGTGCTGTTGTGGAGGTCCATGTATAATTGATGCAAAGGAGAAATTCCTGTAGATGTGAAATTTAGTGACATGTCCCATGACTACACTAGAGGCATGCAGTCAGAGAGTGagttttaaataattaagtgTCTAAgttacttatttatatttttccacaTGTAAGACATTTGCAGACTCTGCATGCAAGAATATGCTTATATTGTGCTATATGTACAATACACAAATAGAGCTAAATTACAGGCAATGAATatgcaaaaacagttttttttgtgtgtgcattagcATAACATTTAACAATTAAGCTCAATTTGTGAACTTTAGAATTTTTCAATCttaattcatattaatttcttcaattatattttattatatattaagtcatTATGACATTTAAATTCAGTATTGCATATATTGTCAAAATTCATGCTATTGATCCATGCatccgttttatttattttttactaattgTTTTGACCTCATCATTTTTTAGTGAAATGCCTAAACTCCAGAATGGCCGATTTCTCTTCCCCAATCATTTAGTCTAATTAAATCCCGCCCCTTTATTATGACCATATGCATATGCATTCAGATCTGCCTGTAATTCGACCAGCAACTGGATGTGACCTAACGCGTTAACTGATGTTAAAGAATTTAACCTTGTTGTAAAGTGTATTTGTGTTAATAAATACCTCCCTTTatcagccatatcaccctgcagcccaagactgCTTGTCCattgaagctaagcagggttgagcctggtcagtCCCTGGATGGCAGACCTCCTGGGAACACTAGGTTGCTATTGGAAAAGGTGTTAGTGagaccagcagggggtgctcaccctgtggtctgtgtgggtgcTAACGCCCCTGTATAGTGACAGGGACACTATACTGTaaaaagcaccgtccttcggatgagacgttaaaccgaggtcctgactggtcattaaaaatcccatggcACTTCTTGTTAAAGAGTTAGGGGTGTAACTCCGGTGTCCTGTCTGAATTCCCTCCACTAGCCCCTGTCTAGCTTTGGGTGTACAGCAATacataaagcgctatataaatgcctCATTCATTCATCAGAAACTATTACATACTGTATTTGTACACACAAGTATCTATAATGCTGATATCCTGAATTCTGCCATTTAACTGTCAGGAAGAGAAACTGAGGCTGGTGCGCAGTGCACTGCAGTCGTCCGAAATCCAGTGGAGGAGGAAGGGGCCACCCAATAAGAGGTGAGAACCAAACCAGCCGTCTCTTGTTTGATAATATTTAAACTATTACTCTCTTCCTGTCTGCATGTTTTGTTTTCTGGTGTGTTTCATGTGATTTGTTTCTCTGCCCGTCACTGTGTTTAGGTGTTATGGCTGTGTAGATATGCAGAGCGTCCCATCTTGTGTACAGGAGTGCTGGGAACTCCTCTCCTCGGAGTCATTCTTTATCCTCTTATCCAACCTGACTGGTCTCCGTCTGCATTATCTGTGCGGCGATGAGGATGAGAGCGAGAACGAAGATGGAAAGAGTGAGACCGAAAACGGAGGTGGAGAGGGAAATACACAAGCATCAGCATCCAATACTGATGCTTCATCAACTGAGAAAAAAGACAAAGGTAATCAGcgtgtatattttttaaatgatttttatatttacaatcaTTTTAATTGTGTATTCTTGCAGGACCTCCTACTTGTGTAGGAGAACTGCGTCGCTGGACGCATGGCGACTATACATTGTTACATGATTCTGTCAAAAGAGAGTATGCATTGGATCTACAGCTTCACATGGGCTGTGCAGGTATGATATCTGACATTTACAGTTAGCTGGTAATTGTGTTCAGATTGATTTAATTTTGATTGAGGGACAAAGgattgaaaaaaaagtgcaagagCATATTAAGAGTCAAACATCagcctcttttttttctctgtcagGGTGGAAGTCTGAGTTTGGGGGATTTACATCCTATATTGCaaatgatgaagatgaggaggtAGGTGatggtttgttttcatttaatgacttcttttattataacacatgcacacatggCAGACTAGtgcacattatttattttgttgacaCTGTGTTTTTTTCTGTAGCTTCTGACAGTGTATCCTGAAGATAACTCCCTCGCTCTGGTCTACAGAGACAAAGACACCCTCAAGTTCATCAAGCATATCAATAATAGCAGCTCCAGCCAACTTTCTTCCCAGAATACCCCAGCATTCTATGACTTCTCTTTTAATTACTATGAATGATGAGAGAAAATCAAAAGTTTGATAGAATTCCTGACTGTGATTATACCAAAGCAGATGCATTGGCTATACATTTCTTAACATTTTGATCTCAGTATACACAAACAGAAATAagtttgaactttttatttttgaatttgcaAGTTTTACTCCCAACTACAAAaatccagtgttaagtgtgatgctCGGAATGAAATTTAATCATTTGATTGTTAAAAGCGCGTCTGTGCTAGGATgtcaataaatgttaataattaacaCATGAACATTGACATTTGTGTTCATCTGAAGCCCACTGTGTTATACCACAAATTTATAACAAGCGTTAAACACCAAATTAAGTCTGAGAACATCAGTGAAAGTGATCATTAtctactcaacctcatgtcattctgaaactgtatgcatgcatgcacatatatatatatatatatatatatatatatatatatattatgtgtgtgtgtgtgtgtgtgtgtgtgtgtgtgtgtgtgtgtgtgtgtgtgtaacctgtatgcatttctttattattttgagCAAGAAATATTTGGTGATATTTTGAgaaacttttctctctctctccatacagTGGAAGTCCATTCCTGACACTTGCGcttaaaattacttattttgtgttctgtagagacatgaggctgagtaattattgaaaaaataatcTTTTAGATTTAAGTGATTTCAAGTGAGATATATTTGAAGTTTAATGAATATCAGAACATCTTAGTATTTGGTTTGTCTCCCTTTTGCCTTAGTGATATCAGAATTTGAGCTGCATGAACTAAACCTGATGAGCACTTTCTCCAGCATCATTTCAGaatgatccaaagagcatcttcTGGTTAAATGGAAACAAGAACATCTGACCGTCTGTAAAAGTATTTCGCTTAATCACTCAGTGTTACAAATGTAGTTATTTGATTAGACTTAAAATAAGGCAAGAGCACTTGAGAGCATTACTGCAGTTTATTGGAGGTCCATGGGTGAGGCTCTTTATGTGTCTTGAGTGTGAATCTGCAGAGATTAGGACAGTTTGTTAAGAATGCTGTTATTACTTCCTGCGAGACCACACAATAACAGTGAACCTCTTGAAGCTTGACGCACTGCTTTGCTAAGGCTATCAACTCAGAGTTAAGTTCAGGAGATGGGACAGTCTGCAGCTCCAGAACCTCTAGCGTGTTTGCATAACTCTGCCTGACTATCCGAACCTCATCCAACAGCAAAGTCCAAGTGAGCAGCCGAAGACATCGGACAGGGATGCTGGGCTGCAGAACCCCTGGAACGTGCAATTCGGGGAGGGTGTGGTCCAGCTCAAGTTCCACCCAGAGACGCGGGTGTCTCAGTTTTAACTCTAACCATATCTGGTCA
Proteins encoded in this region:
- the LOC127961875 gene encoding prolyl 3-hydroxylase OGFOD1, with the translated sequence MPAKKRQNASETGKKNKKEKRDELAVINLDFRDESVQKGMRDAWQRKESYTNGDIHLDCEPFPHCQITGFLQSQSFVESLQAELLQLNFNSKSNDLYKFQQSDDLRERKEHHISQIRSVIFGEFRVWLSEVLQVDLEATVDISCAKYEHTDVLLCHDDELEGRRVAFILYLVPPWEVKDGGTLDLFGTDEHCQPVSVVKSLLPCWNSLVFFEVSPVSFHQVAEVLSEEKCRLSLSGWFHGPSLPRPPRYIEAPVPRHTHIPRDESLLFEWVNEMYLDPRYQARVQQEFEESSEICLPSFLQEEKLRLVRSALQSSEIQWRRKGPPNKRCYGCVDMQSVPSCVQECWELLSSESFFILLSNLTGLRLHYLCGDEDESENEDGKSETENGGGEGNTQASASNTDASSTEKKDKGPPTCVGELRRWTHGDYTLLHDSVKREYALDLQLHMGCAGWKSEFGGFTSYIANDEDEELLTVYPEDNSLALVYRDKDTLKFIKHINNSSSSQLSSQNTPAFYDFSFNYYE